The proteins below come from a single Conger conger chromosome 10, fConCon1.1, whole genome shotgun sequence genomic window:
- the hes2.1 gene encoding transcription factor HES-2.1, which produces MTPSITSSATQSYPPRMTVAEKKEASELRKTLKPLMEKKRRARINESLDHLKTLILPLIGKDNSRYSKFEKADILEMTVRFLRDISTAPVKSSSDSYKEGYKACLQRVSTLLPKTNLLDKDTCLRVDQYIQQAMSAADTPACHNCCAQNSRAFPPNQRVPSFKASGSPRTETHPSNNSRPRQPAPPALSANMWRPW; this is translated from the exons ATGACTCCTAGTATCACTTCAAGCGCAACCCAGTCATACCCTCCAAGGATGACAGTGGCCGAGAAGAAAGAAGCGAGCGAATTGAGAAAG ACTCTCAAGCCCTTGATGGAAAAGAAAAGGCGCGCGCGCATCAACGAGAGCCTGGACCACCTGAAGACTCTCATCCTCCCTCTAATCGGAAAAGAT AATTCACGGTACTCCAAATTCGAGAAAGCTGATATTCTCGAGATGACCGTACGGTTCCTTAGAGACATATCCACTGCTCCTGTAAAAA GTTCATCTGACAGTTACAAAGAGGGGTACAAGGCCTGTCTCCAGCGCGTCTCTACCCTGCTCCCCAAAACCAACCTCCTCGACAAAGACACCTGCCTGCGCGTGGACCAGTACATCCAGCAGGCCATGTCAGCGGCGGACACCCCCGCCTGTCACAACTGCTGCGCCCAGAACTCCCGCGCGTTTCCGCCGAACCAGAGAGTCCCGAGTTTCAAGGCCAGCGGCAGTCCCAGAACCGAAACCCACCCCAGCAACAACTCTCGACCACGCCAGCCAGCGCCACCCGCCCTCAGCGCCAATATGTGGCGGCCGTGGTAG